The stretch of DNA CGTCTGGCTCTAATTAACCCTTCtcaacactcccccctctccccagcacatTCCTGTCCATCTcgggggggacagggacagggggGGGACACAGGGAACTGTGGGTAAAGGGGCAGACACAGTATGTTGGGGTTCAACCCGCCTGCCCCCAAATACACCCCCCCCATAAACATGCAGagtcagccctgcccccaccccacaactctGCTTCTGCCAGTGCCCCctagtcctgacccacagcccccctgctatcccaggccTGGGTCTGTCCCACACGCAGGCTGTGTCAGGAGGGGGTAGGTGTGTGGCGGGTTGTCTTCCAGGTGCGGTGTTGTCAGCACCTGAAGGCTGCAAACCCCCTTAGCTGACCATAGTTGGGGGATGCCGGCTCCCCGGAGCAGGGCACAGGGCCTGCGCAGCTCCCTGatccagccagcagggggcagggtgagCACACACTTGCACTAACAGTTGCACGCCTAGCTTGCTCACTGTCACATTTATAGCATTTGCTCAGCCCCGACCCAGGGAAATCTATGGGGGGAACatcagcgggggggagggggcatgcacatctcgggggggagggtgttcacactggtgtgtgtccgtgtgtcaGTGTGCTTGCAccaatgtgtgtgtgcgtgtgcatgtctGGGGGGGTaatgcatgtgtctgtgtgtgtgtgtgtgtgtgtgtgtgcttgtcatTCTGTGCGTGTGCGCTCGCACCagcgtgtgcgcacgtgtgtcttcaggGGGGTGTGCACgtgtctctgggtgtgtgtgtgtgtgtgtgtgtgtgtgcttgtcatTCTGTGCGTGTGCGCTCGCACCagcgtgtgcgcacgtgtgtcttcaggGGGGTGTGCACGTGTCTCTGGGTGTGTGCAGCGCctgtctctgggtgggggtgggcacgTTGGTATATGTGATTGTGTCGGGGGGGGGTCAGTGCGCATAAATGTCTctgggcacggggggggggggcggctagAGTTCAATTGGGCACAGACATTGGGAAACTCAATCAGTTGAAGGAGCCAAAAtatccttcccttccctctgcccccttcctctcccgGCCCCccatgcctcccagccccccctcccattCTCCCTCCCCGAGGAGCCTGGGGGCCATTGTTTGCCAAGTGTTTGCGTCAGGCCAGAGTCTGTTTCCAGTTTGTGTTAACAGGCCGGGCGGCTCTGGGGCAGAGAGCCCAGGAAACCTTCCCCCAaccggctggggtggggggctccctgggCCCCCGCAGTATTAACCCTTCACTGCATGGTGGGCTGGGGGCAAGGAAGCCCAGGCCTGGGATAGCAAAAGGCTGTCGGTCAGGACATACAGGCAGGCACTggcagagtgggaggagggagcccagggctgggataacagGGCATATTTCCCTGCGTAAGAAGCTGTAGAACATTTCATCCATAGCCAGACtcagtttaaaatatttactaatggTTTGTACACGTTGTATACAGAGAAATCACTTCCCTGtctctgagatgcagccacctttggggtGGCGCACGgggggctgtttacacagggactCCTCACCTGGCACTGAGATGAAGCCActgctggggctgagcagggggtagggATCTCTCACCCAGCgcggagatgcagccacctctggagtggggcGCAACAACTGGGATTGCAGGATagtttagggcaggaagtgagCCTCTGCTTCTTCTCACAGCCTcctggaggtctcccatccacagACCTGCCCCAGCTTAGTGTAAGAGCTGAAGACAGCCCAGCTTACAATGGGACAGGGGGATGGGCTGCTCCTGGCTTTAGTGAAGGGTTAAGGCGGGGAGCCatgtcccaccccaccccagtgggACACAGACTCTGGGGGGCCATTGCTCCCTTGGTGGGAAaggccccagaggaggggagagTTGGTACAGGGAGCTTCCTGCCACCAGGAGCTTTAATTACACTCTAATTACAGAGGCAACAGCAGACACAAACATCCCTGCCTGCTCCCAGGGAGACCCAGGAgtactgcccctccccccctcacacactctagcccaccagcccccacttccctcccagggcTGCGAtagacccaggagtcctggacgGCCAGAGGGCCAAGTGTGGGGCTCAGCAGCCTAATACCCCACAGATTTCTCACATGATGCCCATTCCAAAGTTTCCATCATGGAGTCAGGGGCTGACTCAATAAAATtgtctgggaatagaacccaggagtcctgactcccagccccccccaccccagtaaaGCTGTCCAGCTGCAGGCAGTGTGGGCTCCACCCCTTTATTGTGAGAGCAACACACGTTAAGAATGGAACAGCATCTGGGGAGTCCCTGAACCTCCACGCCCTCAGAGGGCCCCCACATTCTCTCCCCGAGacctccccaacccccattcTGAGCCCCCCCAtaactccccttccttcccctagCTCCAGGCCCCCACGTCCCACCCTTCTTGGCTCCATGACCCCTAGTTCCAGAGGTCTCTCAAGTCCTGCGGCCACTTCTCCATCCCTGTCAGTTTCTCGTAGCTTTTCTGGGGCGGGGGTAGCTGTGGGTCTCATCAGGGGTTCCCCACAATCAGCGGGGGCCCCCAGAGCAGTGGGGGTGGCTCCTGTGTCCGTTTGGCAGAAGTCCATGGAGCAAGATaaggaggaacccagccctggagaTGAGTGGGGGCCCATGTCCCAGCCAGGGTGCAGGGGATCCATGTCTCTGCCCTGGATCGTGGGGCCCAGTCCTAGTTTTagtgccagccctgggaagggggtGATTCCATCTCCGGGATGGCCACTGGGCAATTCCAGGGGACCAGCTGATGGAGGCAGGACAGTTTTggggggaccatgctccagctcGAGAGTTGGGAAATAAATGGGGGGTCCATGTCCCAGCTGGGGGCTAAGGGGTGGCTCCAGGGTCCCAGCTGGGGGAGGGTGATGGGGTGGCTCTGGACTCCGTGCTCCAGTTGGGGTGTCCATGTCCCAGCCAGGGGGCAGGGTGGCTGCAGGGCCCTTGCTCCAGCCAGGGCATCGgcctccatgtcccagccagggGCTATGGGGTGGCTCCAGGGTCTCAGCTGGGGAAGGGTGCAGGCCAGTCCTGGCATCCCAGCCAGGGGGTCTCGtctcccagctgggagtggggggaggcatCCTGGTCCCTTTGTGTTCTGGGCCCCCCCCAGTCTCAGACGCTGGTCCGGCAGGTGGTCGGGTGGGCCCCTGCAGAGGGGTGCGGGGGCCCCTTGCCCCCCGCACTGGTGACCCAGCGGTAGCACTGCGTGACGCTGCGGCTCTTGGCCCTGGCACCGCAGCGGGTGCAGTACACGATGCCCAATGCCACCATGATCACCAGGAAGACGCAGAGGGGCACCAACAGTGCCACCAACAGCCACCGGTCATCCCGCTTCCTCCGTGCCCGCTCCCCGCCTGGAGAGGTGCTGGGGTCCTCTGAAGGAGGCAGCGGAGCCCTGGCCCTGTCTGCCGcagggtccccctcccccatgctgtaGGGTGAGGCAGGAGCACCAGGGGACCTTGGAGATCTGGGGCTTGgggggctggtgctgggggttggggggccaATTGTGGGAGTGATAGCGGGGCTCGTGTGAGGAACTGGGGGGCCATCGGTGGGCTCTGGGCGGGCAGTGGATGTGGGAGGGATCCGGGTGGTGGTGCTGGGGATTGGGGGGCCAGTGGTGAGGTCTGGGGGAGCAGTGGTTGTGGAAGGGATTGGGGGGCTGGTGGTGGTTGCTGGGGGGGCAGTGAAGGGGCGAGGGGCTGAGTGGCCGGTGCTGGGGTGCGGGGCTGCGGGAGAGAGACCGGAGTGGGAAGCAGTGGGGTCGGAGAACTCCTGGGTCAGGCTGAATGGCTCGTCCGTCCCCAAAACCTGCAGCACCTCCGCCCCCCACTCCTGCTGGTCCCTGAAGCGCGGGTAGAAGGTCTGCTGCCTGGTGGCCAGCGCGGGGGGCTCTGCCAGGGGGGCACAGCTGATGCCGTCAGCCTCCAGCTCGTAGCCCTCGGTGCAGTAGCACTCGAAGCCGCCCACGTAGTTGACGCACATCTGCTGGCAGACGCCGGGGATCTGGCACTCGTCGTTGTCAACGCAGTGCTCGGGTGCCTCCTCGGCCGGGCTGAAGCCCAGGTGGCATAAGCACAGGTAGGAGCCCTCGGTGTTCTCGCACTGGTGCTCACACGGGGCGGTGCCGCATTCATCCCGGTCGGCGCAGCCCCCGGCCCCGTCCTCCTCGTAGCCCAGCTGGCAGCGGCACTGGAAGCCGCCGGGGAAGTTGTCACACAGCTGCTCACACGGGCCCGTGGCACACTCGTCCGTGTCCTCGCACGCACGCCCGTCGCTGGCCAGCGTGTAGCCCACGGGGCACAAGCACCGGTACCCTCCGGCCTCTCCTGGCACACACTCAAACTGGCAGGGGTGGTTCTGGCAGCCATCGGCTGGGGCGCAGGAGTGCCCGTCGGGCAGCAAGGTGTGGCCGGCGTGGCACTCGCAGGAGTAGCTGGGACCCTCGTCCACGCACAGCTGCTGGCAGCCCCCATTGTCACCCTCGCAccagtccccctgctcctccccgcaCAGGGGCTCCTCCTTGGACCAGCCCACGGCGCCGTCGTCCTGCTGCATGCACAGCACCGAGACAGGGGCTGCGTTGCCACAGGCCACGGACGCCACCGTGCCGAAGGGGATGTGGCTCAGGGCGCTGCTGACCCGGCCGAAAGGCGTCGTGTAGCTCACGGGCCCCGTCTCCTCCGTGGCCAGCCCGTGGCACATGCCAGCGAAGCCGAAGTGGCAGAGGAAGCCGTCCACGGGCAGGGTGCACGAACCCTCCAGCCACTGGAAATTCTCCTGCGCGGCCGGGCCATAGCTCAGCACCACACAGCGCGAGGCCGAGCAAGCAGCACCCCCGGCCGGCTCGGCCCGCGCCCAGTTGGTGTAGAGCGTGTCTTGGTCACCGGTGGTCCAGGTGAAACCACGCAGTGGGCGCTGCGGGAAGCACTGGCGTGGCTGGCGCTGCAGCCCGATCCAGAAGAGCCGCTGCTGCCCTGTACCCGGGCCTGTGGCCTGCAGCAGCTCCGCCACCTGGGCGGCCTCCTCGTGGCGCTTGAGTGTGGCCAGGTTCCCGCCGCGCTCCCGGCAGCTCCGCCAGGACTCCAGGAAGCTGCGGCGTTGGAAGAAGACAACGTAGCAGCCCTCGGGGCCGCAGGCAGCCTCGAGCCCCGGCCAGGCAGCCTCGGGCCCCGGCCAGGCACCCCGCACTGGCCCCACCAGCCCAGTCAAGAGCAGCCAGAGACACAGCATCGTCCTGGCGCCCACGGCTGCCTGCTCGGCTCTGTGCCTCGGCACGGAGCCCCTGCCCTTCTCTTCCCCTcggcggggaggggcaggatggGACGGTGCACGCCCCTGCCCTTGTAAGGCAGAGAATTGGTCCCAggcccagggagagggggagacaagctgggaggggcagctgtggggatcCTGGACAGCCTGACCCAGAGGATGGAggcagggtatgtgtgtgtgtgagaccttCCCTTGCTTGCGGCTGGATGAGAAATgcagaccccactcctctccaagAGCTGGGATAGatccccggagtcctggctcctagccctcCTGATCTGACCGCTAGATCCCGCTCCTCTCCAAGAGCTGGGATAGatccccggagtcctggctcctagccctcCTGATCTGACCGCTAGATCCCGCTCCTCTCCTAGAGCTGGGGTAGATCCCCAGAGTCCTGTCTCCTAGCCCTCCTGATCTGACCGCTAGATCCCGCTCCTCTCCTAGAGCTGGGGTAGATCCCCAGAGTCCTGTCTCCTAGCCCTCCTGATCTGACCGCTAGATCCCGCTCCTCTCCTAGAGCTGGGGTAGATCCctggagtcctgtctcccagccctCCTGATCTGACCGCTAGATCCCGCTCCTCTCCTAGAGCTGGGGTAgatccccagagtcctggctcccagccctcctgatctaaccactagacataCCACTCCCCTCCTAgggctggggctagaacccacgAGTCCAGACTCCCTGTCCCACCACCCTGCTTTCCTCTAGTAATTGCTGAAAGGGACAGACAGTGAATCTGCAGAGAATGGGTGTGTACAGTGACCATATGCTGCGGctcacactgacacacacatacaaagacacgtgcatatgcacacacaacacactcacacacactctgcGTACACTGCTACATCCCCCTCGCCCACCCCAGGCCCAGACCTAGTTCAGCCCTTTGTTCCAGAAACCTGGAAATTGGAACACTGGGTTGGAATTTGgttcctcactccccccccctcccccggcccccatgCCCTGCTGGGAGCGGGGAGAGGCTCACGGTGCGTTTCCTCCCGCCATCCTCCCCAGGACCTCATGATGATCAGGGCGATTCCCACGGGGAGCTGAGACCCGCAACAGGGCGCTGGGCCCAGACTGGGGGAAGTCAGTGGGCACGTGGGTGTGCACACAAAGGTGCGCATTGCATGGGAGGGCAGgagagcgtgggggggggggcccagagGGACCAGAATTGTTCCTCGCCCTCACTTTCCCACACATGTGTGAGTACCCCCATGTGCGGCTTAGTTTGACGTGCATGCACATGTGCACACTTGTGTGGGCATGCTGCACGCTCACAAGCTCTCTTGTGCTAGCTCAGTTTCTTCTGCCTTCTAACTTTCCCCTGAGAGCATACCCGCCTGTGTACACACATTCCTGGGCATGCACGCCCACCTGTACGCACACGCTCCCACGCGTGCCTTTTCCTGGGCGTGCACACCCCAGTGCATACGTACGCTCCTGGTCGTGCACGTGTTCCTTACTTCGTCGCTCACACACTGGTGTGATCATTGTCCCGTTGCACACCTGCGCAGACTCCCTCACGCACCCTCCCATGCTGCCACACACCCAGGCCGCCACGCTGTCTTAGAGGCTCCCACACTCACCAATGTGGGTGCAGAGTTGCACTGCCATGCGTGGGCGTGCACACCTGAGcatttgcacatgtgcattcgCTTGTGGGCACACCCCTGGGCATATTTGCACAGGTGCTTCCCATGCCCTCCTACCTGCTCACCCTGTCTACTAAGCCAACTGGCAGTCCCCATTCCTGGGGAAGCCGAGGCCAGCAGTACAGGTTGGCAAGGCTCTGGAGCGCCCCCCCATGGCCAGGCGAGGGGAGACAGGGAAGGGTCCGAGCTCTGCGATCCAGGAATCTCGGGCTGCAGCCCCGActaggggggcagggagcccagctgtctCTGCTGTGAactagggggtgtgtgtgtgtgtgtgtgtgttaggcgGGCTTTGTGGCGGGTGTGTGTTTCGGTGTGTGTGGCATGAGCCGAGGGGGAGGGCACAATGGGCCAGCCGCgggggctggcgggggaggggagccgggggCGAGGGCTGCAGGTCGGATGGAGGCGCAGCGCGGAAATGCATGGAATTCCTTGCGTGTGGGaaccaggaggggagaggggggcggcCGGCCGTGGGGCCTTTCCCCGCTAGGGGGcgccagctctgctcccctccagccccagccgggGGCaatggctggctcaggggagtgggACACAGGGCTCCCCCCGCAGGCACACGGGCTCCGATCCAGCGCCCGTTCAGGGCCCCTCCGAGAGGTGAGTTTTCTGTCTCAGCCTGGTCCCTGTTGGGGCAGGAGCCCCCGCCCCATAGGTAGTAAGTAACCACATCCCGTGCTAGCGGCCCCACAGGGATCCCCACGGCGGGGGTGAGGGTACCCCAGGCATACGCTATGGGAGCTCTTCCGCCCCCTTTCCCCTCGTTCTAATCaacgctccccccgcccccccggttTCTGCTTGGTTGTTTTAAGAGACTGCAAGAAACACTGGCTTGTGGCTGATGGAGCTGGGCCCCCCTGGATCtgcttggggctgggggagacactGACCCCTAGACCCCGCCAGGTATTCACCCCCCACCCTCCGATCAGACCGATGAACCCATCCCGCCCCGCTCCCCCTTCCGGCTGCAATGGGCCCATTCAGCCGGGTATCcctgtggggagggatgggggtcaGGGAGCCAGCCCCTCCCTCGTTTTCATCCCCTTTCTGGACTCTTTCAGGCGGCGGGGGGAAGGCTCTGtactggaggggagtggggggggctaATTCTGCCCTGGGTCCTCGTTGCAGGCTCGGGTGGGCGGGGAGAGGAGCTCCCCAGTTAAGGGGCCTCTAGGCTGGGATATAGGGATCCTAGCGCAGTGATGTGGGTTGAGCACCACCTGGTGGCAATGGGAGGAActgagagccagggctcctggcttAGCTCTGAGAGGAGAGTGGTGTCTAACGGTCAGAGCATGGGCGATGCTGGCAAACTTTGCATGCAGTGAGTGACTCGATTTACCCCATGCCAGGCAGGGAAATGCACGTGTGAATCACTCCCATGTAGTTAGTCTTGAAGAcctgtgctgccccctggcagcctGGGGCTGACACTGCCTAAGCCCTATGGCCTGTAAGGGCAGGCAGAATTCCTAGTTAGCAACAAGGATTATTCTTGGCATTTGGCCCGATGGCCttgcccccccaggacctcacAGCCCCTGATAGACCCCAGGGGTcacagcccagctgtgggggacaggacAGGTAATGTTGATATTGGCCCTTTACACAAAGGGCCACAGTGGGGGCTGGGTGAGcatcccccactcccctcccctagctggggatagaccccaggagtccttgctcccagctcctgtgctctaaccaacagatcccacccagagctggggatagactCCAGGAGTCTGTTTACACACACGCCCTTCCCACCTTCATCACAGTGGCCCTGTGTGtagtgcagggctggggagagctgaGGTCCCCTTGGCCGGGAAACAATCATGGCGGGCTCAGAGTTCCAGACCTGGACATGGTCTCGTGCCCCACGCCTGGCAGCCCTAGGGACTGTGTCATcacagctccccccagcccagagcatctcCCCTTACGTGtatggagggagcaggggagcCACCCCAAGGCCTGACTCCTGCCCTTAAGGATGGGGGCAGATCCCCCAGGGAGGCCAGATTCAGCGCTCACGGTTACACGGCTGCTTGGCCCCActaggagctgggctgggacccCCCTCCAAGTCAATCCACTCACGGGACACAGAACAGGGACCAGCACCccacagaggggaaaggccccatatctcattcccctgagccagcctgtgCTTGAACCAGAGCTGGGACATACACTTCTTCtcagctctccctccccagcagagACAGGAGACAGAGAGACACTAAGAagcaaaaacaatttaaaaatcaggGTAAAAAACCCATTTACAGGTTTCTGTGTGTGCGGGGGTGATTTTCCTCCGCCATGTTCAATACAGATAATGCGTCGCTTGGGAATCCTGCCCCAGGCCCAGCAAACACTCCCCCATGTCTGCACCCCAGCATTGCAGTGTGGAGAGAGGGGGGCATGGAAAGaagttcccccaccccaccaatgcAATCAGGCTCCTGCAAAGCTTGTGAATAACCCTTTAAGGCCAGCCATGTGCTTGGGAAAGGGTGGGGCTAGTTGGGGCCCCACCCCAATCCAGTTTGTTGTGTCATTGATCCCTTTATTCCTCCCCTCAAATTTCCTCCCCAACGCCCCCTTATTTGCTTCCCAAGGGGCAATCCCACAGGGATAGGGGGCCCCAGCTAGCCCCTCCCTCTGGTCCCTACAGCACATTCCCCATGGTGTTAGCCAGACTTGGGAGTGGGGGACTCCCTGGCCTCATTGACCCCTCCCCAGCAGGGGCATCTCCCTGAGATCCAGCCCGAAACAGCCTTGTCTGAACCCCACCCGCTCCTGCCTCTAGCAGGCTGCTGCAGGGGCCCACTTGGCCCCTAGGGGGAAGGGAGACATCACTGATGTGGCCAGGGCAGAGCCCAGGGATTGGGATGGAGAGTGCCCTGGGCCTATGAGAGAGGCACAccgtccctctccccaccccacccagacccAACCCCCTGGCAATATGattattctcccccacccccacccccagaaaaaaGGTTCCCAAAAGAAGCCCTGTGATTGGTCAGCCTGCGAGAAAGGCAGAATCAAGGCGATACTGACAGGGAGGAAAGGGTTAATGAAGAGATGGGGCAGCTGAGctagtggggagggggtgagacaGGGGTGTCCCTATCTCACAGtgacccccagcttctccagGATGCGGGTCCCCTTTTCCAGGTACTCGGCTCGCTGCAGCCAGAAGGTATCCTTGTCCTTCATGATGTCGGCCAACACGGCACCCCCCAGGAACACCATGTGCTTCCGCCGTGGTGGGTCCTCGATCCGGATCTTGAATTTCTGCAGGGGGAGAGAAGACCATTTATTAAAAACGGAATCCCCAGGATTCAAACCCAGAGCCAGGAGAAGAGACTCCGCCCCCTTGGCTATGGGACGAGTGTGACTGGTCTCAGTCACAGggtcaatgggatcaggatttcacccctggattttaaggccagaaggcctGTTCTGAACCCCTGCATCACCCCTGGGCAAATCCCCCTCACATGGCAGGGGCCTCCTTGGCCCCACATGCAGGTCAGCTGCAATGGATTGTGGGTGGCACTGGGGAGCTGAGCTGGCCTGTCCCACGCAGGGAGGGGACTGTAGGCCCCAGGCCCATTGCAATGGAGCTAGGGTCCAGTGGGGCAGTGCCCATGCACCCCACATGGTGCCCACTCACCGACAGCTTCTCCACGTCGCCCTTGAGCACCCGCTCCAGGTAGAGCTGTTTGATCTCACGCTCCAGCcgagagggcaggcccgggtacATGGTGGAGCCGCCTGACAGCACAATGTGCTTGTAGAACTCTGCcctggggagagggatggagtgagACAGACAACATCCTGTGGGAGGGGTCCTCGGGgctcagccccactgcacccctagGATCTCCACtcaccctcccaaccccccagctccccactcaaCCCCCAAACAACTTCCCCCAGGATCCCCCCAAACAGGCTTACCCCAGTGATTGCCTCCACTCACCTCCCAACGCCCTAGGATCTCCCCAGCAACCCCCCTCCAATCGGCCCCCTGGAATCCACCAACAACCTCCCAATCCCCAATAATTCCATCACCTCCCCTACtagttctcacacacacaaaaaatccccACCAATGGTCTTGCCTCCTAGGCCTGCAGGCCCCCCCTGCCTGCGGCCCAGTGTCgggagagggggctccaggctccacctcccacccccttgCTCACCTGGTGTCGATATCAGCTGCCTGGATGGTGTTGAAGAGCAGCTCAGCCACACCCACACCCTCCACATTGATGAGGTGGGGCTGGAATAGGGCCTCAGGTGCCTCAAACCGCTCACCCCCCACCTTGATCACACGTCCatcaggcagctgtggggagcagagggagaggctGTCAGCAacactgcctgagtctgcagagagcctgagctgATTGCTCCAAGGGGGAGAATCACCCCAGGCATCCTAATGGGGTGTTAActcccagccccactgtgctaaggTCCCCACCATCCCAGCAAAGGTCTCTCAATGGGGCAGGAGTGACCCACCCATCCACCAAACAGAGACATACCCCCAGCCGCTCCCTCACCATGTAGGACTCCACCAGCACTGTGGTCTCCTGAGCCAGCTTCTGCTCCTGCTCAATGTTGTACCCCACATAGCAGAGCTTCTCCTTCATCATCCGCACCGTCTCGAAATCCGCAGAGTGGTTAAAAGCGTAACCCCGCAGCAACAGGAGCTGCCAGGAGGGGGAGACAGAGTCATGGGGGGAACCTGCAGTACCAGCAACTGCCAGGAGGGGGAGACTATAGTaacaggagctgctggggccCTTCCCATAGAGGTCCCGCCCCTCCCTCTGGCCTCCTGTGAGGATCTGGGGAAGGCATGGGTACGATCTAGGCACTCCgagtgggagcaggaactggCTGCCTGGCTCCTTCCCACGCGGGACGCTCCCTTCGAGGTGCAGCCTTTCGCCTGCCCGACGCCCTGTTCGCCCCCACAGTGGGCAGAGAGTCCGAGGGCTGGTGGCAAAGGAGGAGGCTGGACGGTTATAAAGGGGAAGATCTGAGCTCTTGGGAGGTTTGGGCCATTTTCGACAGAGTAGCCTTGACGCAGGGGCCCTGCCTGAGCCCAGCTGGGTGGAGGCCTCCCCAGGGAAGGGGAGCTAGTGGTAGGCACTGCAGGCAGGAGGTCGGGGCTGCAGGATCTGAGCTCGCTCT from Eretmochelys imbricata isolate rEreImb1 chromosome 7, rEreImb1.hap1, whole genome shotgun sequence encodes:
- the CD248 gene encoding endosialin yields the protein MLCLWLLLTGLVGPVRGAWPGPEAAWPGLEAACGPEGCYVVFFQRRSFLESWRSCRERGGNLATLKRHEEAAQVAELLQATGPGTGQQRLFWIGLQRQPRQCFPQRPLRGFTWTTGDQDTLYTNWARAEPAGGAACSASRCVVLSYGPAAQENFQWLEGSCTLPVDGFLCHFGFAGMCHGLATEETGPVSYTTPFGRVSSALSHIPFGTVASVACGNAAPVSVLCMQQDDGAVGWSKEEPLCGEEQGDWCEGDNGGCQQLCVDEGPSYSCECHAGHTLLPDGHSCAPADGCQNHPCQFECVPGEAGGYRCLCPVGYTLASDGRACEDTDECATGPCEQLCDNFPGGFQCRCQLGYEEDGAGGCADRDECGTAPCEHQCENTEGSYLCLCHLGFSPAEEAPEHCVDNDECQIPGVCQQMCVNYVGGFECYCTEGYELEADGISCAPLAEPPALATRQQTFYPRFRDQQEWGAEVLQVLGTDEPFSLTQEFSDPTASHSGLSPAAPHPSTGHSAPRPFTAPPATTTSPPIPSTTTAPPDLTTGPPIPSTTTRIPPTSTARPEPTDGPPVPHTSPAITPTIGPPTPSTSPPSPRSPRSPGAPASPYSMGEGDPAADRARAPLPPSEDPSTSPGGERARRKRDDRWLLVALLVPLCVFLVIMVALGIVYCTRCGARAKSRSVTQCYRWVTSAGGKGPPHPSAGAHPTTCRTSV
- the LOC144267944 gene encoding actin-related protein 2-B-like, coding for MDSQGRRVVVCDNGTGFVKCGFAGSNFPEHIFPALVGRPIIRSTARVGNIEIKDLMVGDEASELRSMLEVNYPMENGIVRNWDDMKYLWDYTFGPEKLNVDPRSCKILLTEPPMNPTKNREKIIEVMFETYQFEGVYIAIQAVLTLYAQGLLTGVVVDSGDGVTHICPVYEGFSLPHLTRRLDIAGRDITRYLIKLLLLRGYAFNHSADFETVRMMKEKLCYVGYNIEQEQKLAQETTVLVESYMLPDGRVIKVGGERFEAPEALFQPHLINVEGVGVAELLFNTIQAADIDTRAEFYKHIVLSGGSTMYPGLPSRLEREIKQLYLERVLKGDVEKLSKFKIRIEDPPRRKHMVFLGGAVLADIMKDKDTFWLQRAEYLEKGTRILEKLGVTVR